A part of bacterium genomic DNA contains:
- a CDS encoding glucose-6-phosphate isomerase (catalyzes the formation of D-fructose 6-phosphate from D-glucose 6-phosphate): MSLTVNFGYAYSKKLAGHGIANEMLKPALERTAKAIDHIRTDRAADKLPYLNLPEDGKTKQACKELAAKFDGYENFLLSGIGGSSLGPLAIFNALAHPLHNLLSGAKRKNHPRFFVLDNVDPVQADALFNFCKPEKTVYNIISKSGATAETAAASLIIFDLLKKRMGDEWKKNLVCTTDPSSGDLRKLCNDEKLQTLPLHPGVGGRFSVLTPVGLFPSYCLGFDVDAMLAGAAEMRERCLDSDVQKNPAAQLAALLYLFDSTQHKKMHVMMAYANGLYGMADWFRQLWAESLGKEADNEGRIVNVGPTPLKALGATDQHSQVQLYIEGPYDKVFLFLECKKFGKRLKLPEYYDNISSLNYLGGQTMNKLIAAEFAATREALAQRGRPSITITFPEIDAHGIGEFFMLWEITTSIAGALYRINPYDQPGVELGKQLTYGLMGRAGFEDKAKGIKV; this comes from the coding sequence ATGTCACTGACCGTAAATTTCGGCTACGCATATTCGAAGAAGCTGGCCGGCCACGGGATTGCCAATGAAATGCTGAAGCCGGCACTGGAACGTACGGCCAAGGCAATCGATCATATTCGCACTGACCGAGCGGCGGATAAACTGCCCTATCTGAACTTGCCCGAAGACGGCAAGACCAAACAAGCCTGCAAGGAGCTTGCGGCGAAGTTTGACGGATACGAGAATTTCCTGCTGTCGGGCATCGGCGGAAGTTCGCTGGGACCTCTGGCGATATTCAACGCGCTGGCTCACCCGCTGCACAATTTGCTTTCCGGAGCCAAGCGCAAGAATCATCCGCGTTTCTTTGTTCTGGACAATGTTGATCCCGTGCAGGCGGACGCGCTGTTCAATTTCTGCAAGCCGGAAAAAACGGTTTATAATATCATTTCCAAAAGCGGTGCCACGGCGGAAACGGCCGCGGCCTCACTGATAATTTTCGATCTGCTCAAGAAGCGGATGGGTGACGAGTGGAAAAAGAATCTCGTCTGCACGACGGATCCATCAAGCGGCGACTTGCGCAAACTCTGCAATGACGAAAAATTGCAGACGCTGCCTTTGCACCCGGGAGTCGGCGGCAGATTCTCCGTCTTGACTCCCGTGGGTTTGTTTCCGTCCTATTGTCTTGGCTTTGACGTGGACGCGATGCTTGCCGGAGCGGCGGAAATGCGCGAACGCTGCCTCGATAGCGACGTGCAGAAGAATCCCGCCGCGCAACTGGCCGCGCTGCTCTATCTTTTTGACAGCACACAGCACAAGAAAATGCACGTGATGATGGCCTATGCGAACGGGCTCTACGGCATGGCCGATTGGTTCAGACAATTGTGGGCCGAATCGCTGGGCAAGGAAGCGGACAATGAAGGCCGCATCGTCAACGTCGGCCCGACTCCGCTGAAAGCTCTCGGCGCGACCGACCAGCATTCGCAGGTGCAGCTCTACATCGAAGGCCCATATGACAAGGTGTTCCTGTTCCTCGAGTGCAAGAAATTCGGCAAACGGCTAAAACTGCCCGAGTATTACGATAACATTTCATCCTTGAACTACCTCGGCGGACAAACGATGAACAAACTCATCGCCGCCGAATTTGCCGCCACCCGCGAAGCGCTCGCTCAGCGCGGTCGTCCATCCATCACCATCACATTTCCAGAGATTGACGCTCACGGAATCGGTGAATTTTTCATGTTGTGGGAAATCACCACCTCCATCGCCGGCGCGCTCTACCGCATCAATCCTTACGACCAACCCGGCGTCGAATTAGGCAAGCAGTTGACCTACGGCTTGATGGGCCGCGCGGGTTTTGAAGACAAGGCCAAAGGGATAAAGGTGTAA
- a CDS encoding AAA family ATPase — MNLSVQNFRSIKDETFDLAPITVFYGPNGSGKSTVLYSLLTFKNIVLNPNQQVSGFFNYGFMNLGGFESVVFDHRKSKEILFKFELGGFENSVSHEVKFGQSAGTFSLKVFPDSLKTPLQIHAEVTFPYPLNQASIGEADFKKGGSTKVTWNGIDTKQVSGTTGYETFFPGIQELANKVSSCLRNVVMVPLKRGFSKPSYSSIPVTPLLATEDEIATMLSTDKYLVAKISSYLESITGRDFRLNVQPGTAVFSLDALDKRTGIASELVNEGFGINQLVHMLARCLVPDASIVCVEEPEIHLHPSAVRALAQSYVKMTKEEDRSFVVATHSEVFISTMLAEIARGAMKPNDLSCYLVTKDGKASKFEKQEVNEKGQISGGLQAFAQAELENTKILLGISDE; from the coding sequence ATGAACCTATCCGTACAAAACTTTCGCTCAATTAAGGACGAGACATTTGACTTGGCTCCGATAACTGTTTTCTACGGACCGAACGGATCGGGCAAGTCCACTGTCTTGTATTCCTTACTCACTTTCAAAAACATAGTTCTCAATCCGAATCAACAAGTTTCCGGTTTTTTTAATTACGGATTTATGAATCTAGGAGGTTTTGAGAGTGTTGTTTTCGATCATCGAAAATCTAAAGAAATACTGTTTAAGTTTGAATTAGGCGGTTTTGAGAACTCTGTTTCTCATGAAGTTAAGTTTGGTCAAAGCGCGGGTACATTTAGCTTAAAAGTATTTCCAGATTCTCTTAAAACTCCCTTACAAATTCATGCAGAAGTGACATTCCCATATCCTTTGAATCAGGCTTCGATTGGCGAAGCTGATTTCAAGAAAGGAGGCTCCACAAAAGTTACGTGGAATGGAATCGACACTAAACAAGTTTCTGGCACCACCGGTTATGAAACATTCTTCCCAGGAATTCAAGAACTTGCAAACAAAGTATCATCTTGCCTGCGCAATGTCGTAATGGTCCCATTGAAAAGAGGCTTTTCGAAACCATCTTACTCTTCAATCCCCGTGACCCCGCTTCTTGCGACAGAAGATGAAATTGCAACGATGTTGTCTACTGACAAGTATTTGGTTGCAAAAATAAGCAGCTATCTTGAGAGTATAACTGGAAGGGACTTTCGACTTAACGTTCAGCCCGGCACTGCAGTGTTTTCACTCGATGCTTTGGACAAAAGAACTGGCATTGCTTCTGAGTTAGTTAATGAAGGGTTTGGTATTAATCAGCTAGTTCACATGCTTGCGCGCTGTCTAGTGCCAGATGCATCAATTGTTTGCGTTGAGGAACCTGAGATTCATCTACATCCTAGCGCAGTTCGTGCCCTTGCTCAATCGTACGTTAAGATGACAAAAGAAGAGGATAGAAGTTTTGTCGTCGCGACTCACAGTGAAGTATTTATTTCTACTATGCTTGCTGAAATAGCGAGAGGTGCGATGAAGCCCAATGATTTAAGTTGTTATCTGGTAACAAAAGACGGCAAAGCGTCCAAATTCGAGAAACAGGAAGTGAATGAGAAAGGGCAGATC